A region of Dehalococcoidales bacterium DNA encodes the following proteins:
- the recO gene encoding DNA repair protein RecO has protein sequence MSGPRTYQTEAIIIKKTRLGEADSILTLYTPHLGKIQGFAKSLRKTRSKLAGHLELLTHSLVSLARGRNLDTITGSQTIDSFLPLKTDLRLASCALYTTELVNQFTAEHIENQPLFQLLLDTMQRLCQPGDSELALRHFELHLLNEVGYRPQLQQCVACHQPLTPTTNWFCSSTGGVLCPDCCHTQPSRYSLSVNALKVLRLIQSHDYDTVGRLKINRELSHELETVMRDYLKYLLEREVKSVAWLDTLREQMGQSVPASKVFVKETPSQSG, from the coding sequence ATGTCCGGGCCACGTACTTATCAGACCGAAGCCATCATCATCAAGAAGACCAGACTGGGAGAAGCGGACAGCATCCTCACTCTCTATACCCCCCACCTGGGTAAAATCCAGGGCTTTGCTAAAAGCCTCCGCAAGACCAGAAGCAAGCTCGCCGGACACCTGGAGCTACTCACCCACAGCCTGGTATCATTAGCCCGCGGCCGCAACCTGGACACCATCACCGGCAGCCAGACCATCGATAGCTTTCTACCCCTGAAGACTGACCTGCGTCTGGCCTCCTGCGCTCTGTATACCACCGAGCTGGTCAACCAGTTCACCGCCGAGCATATCGAGAACCAGCCCCTATTCCAGTTACTCCTTGATACCATGCAGCGGTTATGCCAGCCCGGCGATAGTGAACTGGCCCTGCGCCATTTTGAGCTGCACCTGCTCAATGAAGTTGGTTACCGGCCCCAGCTCCAGCAGTGTGTTGCCTGCCACCAGCCGCTGACACCCACCACCAACTGGTTCTGCTCCAGTACCGGTGGCGTGCTCTGCCCGGACTGCTGTCATACCCAGCCATCCCGCTATTCGCTCTCCGTCAATGCGCTAAAAGTGTTGCGGTTGATACAAAGCCATGACTACGATACAGTCGGCAGGCTCAAAATAAACCGGGAACTATCCCATGAGCTGGAAACGGTGATGCGGGACTACCTGAAATACCTCCTCGAGCGGGAAGTAAAATCAGTCGCCTGGCTGGATACTCTACGTGAGCAAATGGGTCAATCCGTACCGGCCTCAAAAGTGTTTGTTAAGGAAACACCTAGCCAGTCAGGATAA